In one window of Enoplosus armatus isolate fEnoArm2 chromosome 7, fEnoArm2.hap1, whole genome shotgun sequence DNA:
- the LOC139287471 gene encoding protein-glutamine gamma-glutamyltransferase K-like, whose amino-acid sequence MPVETRSIRDRSAVGRFPTVTLGFGEGTEEEKEEPEENDAEEENACRRWLRKVCPCCCPKPNDDDITDTVVTAIDEPDKDEGINDEKPVDNKLDELLLKVRSIDLMKSKSGENRTEHHTNLYQSDDFIIRRGQNFQMWITLSRPFHPNTDKLHLELKTGPLPTVSKGTHVIIPLVEELEDDGWEAAVVKQDDKRIKLSVNSPPTAVIGRYQLTVETNCANGQVVSTHDPANDVYMLFNPWCEDDTVFMDSEDERQEYVMNDIGRIYYGTQNQIGVRTWNYGQFDDGIFAACLFVLEKSGIPPSGWGDPVNVVRVISAMINSPDDRGVLQGNWSGDYSSGTTPTVWSGSVEILKAYHKNSGTPVKYGQCWVFAGVVTTVLRCLGIPSRTVTNFSSAHDTDVSLTTDIYLDENLEPIDHLNADSIWNFHVWNDCWMARPDLPPGNGGWQAVDATPQETSQGTFRCGPASLAAVRNGQVYLKHDSPFVFAEVNSDKIYWQRKVDGTFTQIYSEKKTVGHFISTKAVGSDERSDITHLYKQPEGTEEERIAVETACSYGSKAEAFSSPTAEDVSVEVTMEGEGPKMGGDAELTIMLRNSSSEQRKVVLHSQVAVMYYTGVHKDTFRKDRTDVDMLPNEEKILEWTLEYKDYKDQLIDQAALMLTLSGRVKETQQVLATQFSFRLRTPDLIIKPIGKAVVGEKMAVEISFTNPLPQVLKAVIFHVEGLGLVTARKINYGDIGRRASVSLTEHFVPTMPGPRKLLASLDCKQLTQVHGVTDITVGGKSNVAL is encoded by the exons ATGCCTGTAGAGACGCGGTCAATCAGAGACAGATCTGCAGTGGGTCGGTTTCCAACTGTCACTCTCGGATTTGGGgaaggcacagaggaagaaaaggaagagccAGAAGAGAACGATgctgaagaagaaaatgcaTGCCGGCGGTGGCTGCGCAAGGTCTGCCCGTGCTGCTGTCCCAAGCCAAACGACGATGACATCACAGACACTGTGGTCACGGCGATCGATGAGCCGGATAAGGATGAAGGGATAAATGACGAGAAGCCTGTTGACAACAAGCTCGATG AGCTCCTCCTGAAAGTGCGATCAATAGACCTGATGAAAAGCAAATCAGGGGAGAACCGCACAGAGCACCACACAAATCTCTACCAAAGTGACGACTTTATTATCCGCAGGGGACAGAATTTCCAGATGTGGATCACCCTGTCTCGACCTTTTCACCCCAACACTGACAAACTTCACCTTGAACTTAAAACAG GGCCACTGCCAACGGTGTCAAAGGGAACCCATGTCATCATCCCTttggtggaggagctggaggacgaTGGATGGGAGGCTGCTGTTGTGAAACAGGATGATAAAAGGATAAAGCTGTCGGTCAATTCTCCACCGACGGCGGTCATTGGCCGATATCAACTCACAGTGGAAACAAATTGCGCAAACGGCCAGGTTGTTTCCACACATGACCCCGCTAATGACGTCTACATGTTGTTCAACCCCTGGTGTGAAG ATGACACAGTGTTCATGGATTCTGAAGACGAGAGGCAGGAGTACGTCATGAACGACATTGGACGGATCTACTACGGCACACAGAATCAGATTGGAGTTCGGACGTGGAACTATGGACAG TTTGATGATGGGATCTTTGCTGCTTGCCTCTTTGTCCTGGAAAAAAGCGGCATTCCTCCATCTGGGTGGGGAGACCCAGTTAACGTGGTGCGGGTCATCTCAGCCATG ATCAACTCCCCCGATGACCGTGGTGTCCTGCAGGGAAACTGGTCAGGAGACTATTCAAGTGGAACTACTCCAACAGTTTGGAGTGGAAGTGTGGAAATCCTGAAGGCATACCATAAAAACAGCGGCACCCCCGTGAAGTATGGCCAGTGCTGGGTCTTTGCTGGCGTAGTCACTACTg ttttgcgGTGTTTAGGCATTCCCAGTCGAACCGTGACCAACTTCAGCTCAGCTCATGACACGGACGTCTCCTTGACAACAGATATATACCTGGACGAGAACCTGGAGCCCATAGATCACCTCAATGCCGACTCTATCTG GAACTTCCACGTGTGGAACGACTGCTGGATGGCTCGTCCAGACTTGCCTCCAGGCAACGGAGGCTGGCAAGCTGTCGACGCCACACCTCAGGAGACCAGCCAGGGCACCTTCCGCTGTGGCCCTGCTTCTCTTGCTGCCGTCCGCAATGGCCAGGTCTACCTCAAACATGACTCTCCGTTTGTGTTCGCTGAG GTGAACAGTGACAAAATATACTGGCAGAGGAAGGTAGACGGCACCTTCACTCAAATATACAGTGAGAAAAAGACAGTGGGCCACTTCATCAGCACAAAGGCTGTTGGCTCTGATGAACGCAGTGATATCACACACCTTTACAAACAGCCTGAAG GCACCGAGGAGGAACGCATTGCTGTGGAAACAGCATGTAGCTATGGCTCCAAAGCAGAGGCATTTTCCTCTCCCACAGCAGAGGATGTCTCTGTAGAAGTGACCATGGAGGGTGAAGGTCCTAAAATGGGAGGAGACGCAGAGCTGACCATCATGCTGCGAAACAGCAGCTCGGAGCAACGCAAAGTCGTCCTACACAGCCAGGTGGCGGTCATGTATTACACCGGAGTCCACAAGGACACATTCAGAAAGGACAGGACAGACGTGGATATGCTGCCCAACGAGG AAAAGATTTTGGAATGGACCCTGGAGTACAAAGACTACAAGGACCAACTGATAGACCAGGCCGCCCTGATGCTGACACTGTCAGGCAGGgtcaaagaaacacagcaggtcCTGGCCACTCAGTTCAGTTTCCGACTCAGGACCCCAGACCTCATCATAAAG CCAATCGGGAAGGCCGTGGTAGGGGAGAAGATGGCGGTAGAGATTTCATTTACTAACCCACTACCTCAGGTGCTAAAGGCAGTGATATTCCACGTGGAAGGACTGGGCCTCGTAACTGCCCGAAAGATTAATTATGG AGATATTGGCAGGCGTGCCTCCGTGTCTCTGACTGAGCACTTTGTCCCCACCATGCCTGGACCGAGGAAATTACTGGCTTCACTGGACTGCAAGCAGCTCACGCAGGTTCATGGTGTGACCGATATCACAGTGGGGGGGAAAAGCAACGTCGCTCTATAG
- the rabggta gene encoding geranylgeranyl transferase type-2 subunit alpha — protein sequence MHGRVKIKSTAQQEEEKRKEREKKLKIYVAARDACFSKRKEGIWDDEALQLTQQLLSSNPDFATLWNYRREILMHLETVKEEDEVQKIYEAELSFLESCLKVNPKSYGSWHHRGWVSARLPRPDWARELSLCDRCLSLDDRNFHCWDYRRMVVKMSGVPVDQELEFTDRLIGSNFSNYSSWHYRSTLLPLLHPESPEPPSPCREPPHSSPPTSPQTHSHRVCEEQLLKEYELVQNAFFTDPNDQSAWFYYRWLLGRAEREEMISCVYVSRDEERVAVAFSRPVNAQSVGLLLVLDGQPQRVEWRSVHPRFKHSPVWICDLPPGTISDITNEHNLTVHWTEKHTHRDCALYTGRTESWCRDSATDQELFRSELSVEKTSVLQSELQSCNQLQELEPLNKWCLLTIILLMRALDPLGYEKETLAHFQTLKEVDSMRSAYYSDLCSKFMIENTILKMEYAEVRVFSISDKNLATLCHLDQLLLVTHINLSSNQLQRLPPQFAMLQCLEVLEADNNSIENLEGVYHLPKLEEVILKNNKISTLADLQPLASCPKLKRLDLRGNPVTQAANIESELAELLPSVTELLL from the exons ATG CATGGTCGAGTGAAGATTAAATCTACAgcccagcaggaggaggagaaaagaaaggaaagggagaAGAAACTGAAGATATACGTGGCTGCACGAGATGCCTGCTTTTCTAAG aggaaggagggtaTTTGGGATGATGAGGCTCTCCAGCTGACCCAGCAGCTCCTATCATCCAATCCTGACTTCGCCACCCTGTGGAACTACAGAAGAGAGATCCTGATGCACTTGGAGACTGTGAA GGAAGAGGATGAAGTGCAAAAGATTTACGAGGCAGAGCTGTCATTCCTGGAGTCTTGCCTGAAGGTGAACCCAAAGTCCTACGGCAGCTGGCACCACCGAGGTTGGGTCTCAGCCCGCTTGCCTCGACCGGACTGGGCCAGAGAGCTGAGCCTGTGCGATCGCTGCCTCAGCCTGGACGACCGCAACT TCCATTGCTGGGATTATCGCCGGATGGTTGTGAAGATGTCCGGCGTGCCCGTGGATCAAGAGTTGGAGTTTACTGATCGTCTTATTGGCTCCAACTTCTCCAACTACTCCAGCTGGCACTACCGCAGCACCCTGCTGCCGCTGCTCCACCCTGAGTCTCCTGAGCCCCCATCACCGTGCCGCGAGCCACCCCACTCCTCCCCTCCAACATCTCCGCAAACCCACTCCCATCGTGTCTGTGAGGAGCAGCTCCTCAAGG aaTATGAGCTTGTACAGAATGCTTTCTTCACCGACCCCAACGACCAGAGTGCTTGGTTCTACTATCGCTGGTTGCTAGGCAGAG CGGAACGTGAAGAGATgatcagctgtgtgtatgtgagtcgGGATGAGGAGAGAGTGGCCGTCGCCTTCTCCAGGCCTGTTAAT GCGCAGTCTGTCGGCCTGCTGCTGGTGCTCGACGGTCAGCCCCAGAGAGTGGAGTGGAGGAGTGTCCACCCGCGCTTCAAACACAGCCCTGTCTGG ATATGTGATCTTCCTCCTGGCACGATAAGCGAcatcacaaatgaacacaatctGACTGTGCACTGGACtgaaaaacacacccacagagacTGTGCTCTGTACACAG GTCGAACTGAGAGTTGGTGTCGGGACTCTGCCACGGATCAGGAGCTTTTCAG GAGTGAACTCTCAGTAGAGAAGACCTCAGTGTTACAGTCAGAGCTGCAATCATGCAACCAGCTACAAGAACTGGAGCCGCTCAATAAGT GGTGCTTACTCACCATTATCCTCCTCATGAGGGCGCTAGATCCTCTGGGATATGAGAAGGAGACACTTGCTCATTTCCAAACGCTGAAA GAAGTGGATTCCATGCGCTCTGCATATTACAGCGACCTGTGCAGCAAGTTCATGATTGAAAACACCATCCTGAAAATGGAGTATGCTGAAGTGCGTGTCTTCAGTATTTCTGACAAG AATCTGGCCACTTTGTGCCACCTGGACCAGCTGTTACTGGTTACCCATATCAATCTGTCCTCTAATCAGCTGCAGCGGCTGCCTCCTCAGTTTGCTATGTTGCAGTGCCTGGAG GTCTTGGAGGCTGATAACAACTCCATAGAAAACCTGGAGGGAGTGTATCACCTTCCCAAACTAGAGGAAGTCATCTTGAAGAATAACA AAATCTCTACATTGGCAGATCTCCAGCCGCTGGCCTCCTGCCCCAAGCTGAAGCGCCTTGATCTCCGTGGCAACCCTGTCACTCAGGCGGCCAACATCGAGTCGGAGCTAGCCGAGCTGCTGCCCTCAGTCACAGAGCTCCTGCTCTGA